The DNA region GTTGGGGCCTGAGTCGCGTGCATTCTCAGGGGGAActttggaataataataatagcaattaCAATATGGTCCTTCAGACCCTAATAAACAAAGACTACATTAAtagaaggcagtggctatccatacagTTGCCATATACCGACTTTCTGTCCGtaagcagcgcccctcattggccagtttaggtcaagtgactaaaactaaacctaaccctaaccctaagacactacatatgtgtacttcagtaaacgtaccaatagcaccgggggttgtccgtacggcaaccatacgaaTAGACATGcactttcagaaaaaaatgcattctagtggttcccaaacaggggttcgcatacccctaggagtacaGGAGCATATTGCAGGGagtactcggaaagatttaacaattaatttgaaaacaataaGGAAATGCTCCTAGTTGCTTTATAggctattttctttttttgacaaattcaccacaaactaactactattgctcaataaaatacattattttcttGTGATTTAGTGAAAtaggattattttatgttggAGAGACCATTTTTCATCACACTTCTGAccataggagacaataattagctacattttacatagGAGGCTGTATTAACTGACTATTGAAGTactcacataaaagttgcattggtaatttcaaaatgaataaattccaCTCAATGTTTTGAATTTTTCGATTAATCCCTAAGGAACCAATGTTGGAGACATATGGGGTTTAGGAGAGCATGCAGTTCCGTAAATgcaaaagcatatgaaattatggagcgGGTACTTGAAGATGATAtgaagggggtacacatgatttgataaaaatgcaaagggagtacatgggacaaaaaagattgtgaACCATCAAGCTCAGGTATATCTACACacaatacagatttttttttttttgatgcttTAGTGTTGGCAATTGGCATAAAgcataatttacataatataaGATGTCATTCCTGCAACCCTCTAATCACCTAAAGAAGGAAAATGTATGAATGACCATTGCTAAATTAAATGTGTGATAAGAATGTTCTCTCACTGACACACCTCTGTAAatgcaaatgaaaaacaaagggAAAAAATTTGTGTCTATAGCTTTTGGCTGGTATGGAACATTGCATATAAAAGTAGCAGATTGTCTTCTTCTTGCAATAACTGGGACATGTTGATCGAACGGATGTGTTTGAACACGCTCGAAATGGATGAATGTGGAAAAAGGAGAGAGAAAGTCAGAAATAACCAGAGGCTCTGTATATAGCCCTGACTGGAAGTGATATGATagacacacagctacacttCTGGCACTGATCATCGTGTAAAAGTCCTCCCACAGTGAGTCTGTATGCATGCACATAGACAAAGTAAGTGTTAGAGTAGCATGGGGTGTTTTACATATGGGAAATGTACATCCCTTGATCAGGGAATAACACAAGATGGAAAAAACTGTCAAGATACAGgtgcaaaaaaaccccaaagtaAGAAACCACTGTCATTTTTCAAtccttgttctttttttttttttttttaattctttttacattttttgtaatttccatGCTCTATTCAAATGAAAAAGTACCAATCGGCAATTTAACAGAGAAGTCCAGAGGTTGTTACTGGCTCCCTTTGGCCTCATAAAAATTACCTCATAAGTTTTATGGAAGTGATAAAAATAACTCTCCATCTACCAAATTTCAATGCAATATTCTGTTGGGCGTTTGGAGCTGCATGTCATTATGTGGCTTTATCCCAGCATAGCTCATGTTGAATATAATAAACCAGCTGAGAAGGGgaataaaatgtgcaggtaatctttttttttttttttttttaactgaatgcTTGAAGATAATACTGATAATTGCAAAGGAAATGTACAGCATAGAGGATGGTGTTAAAACAgctcattaaaagaaaaaatgcaagTATAGCACATGTAGTTTAGGACTTACTTTAAATGATATAATATAGAAACTATACACTTTATGTTACAAGCAATGCTCGTACTCATACATGTTGAATAAATAATGTGATTTGTGAATATATTAGAAAGCATTAACCCAGCAGAGGGCAGTGTGCACACATACATCTGCATTGGGTGTGTGTTCAAAACTATCATCCCTTTGAAAAGATGTTAAAGAAAACAATAGAGATGACTAAAAAAAAGGGAATTTTAGAAGCTATTTATACAAAAGGATAAAGCCAGagtttaaatatgaatgttacattacaagaaaaatgcagatatttaaaaatattatttattgttaaaaaacacaaaaaacataaacatttgtcatgcaaaacttaaaaaatactGAATTTTTTTCCTGCCAGGGTCAAAGAACATGATCCCAAACTCACCAAATCCGTTTGGCTGTTCAGTTTTGCGAGGCACTATAATCCTAAAGGGACAAGCCTCTTAGGCAAGATGGTTTTCCAATCTGTGGAACATGTGCTTTCACATGGCCTTTACTGTTAGTAGGGAACAGCTGTCCAACATCCATTTCCAGCTGATTCCACTTGAAAAGAGATTGTCATTGTTGCAGAAGTTCCTAACACGCTTACTTCtgctttgttatttttaatgtatatttataaGTTTGAGGAAAACATGTCCCTGGAAAATAAAAGACAGGAACATACAATATTATGTGTGTACAGTGTTTTCTATGCGCTCACGTTCCCATTATAAACCAACGCTAGAGGTTTGGCTTAtttaaccaaaataaataaataaatatataaaatgtacagcatctaaagaaaacaatataaacaaattATTCTTGTTATCctgcagatatttgtttttacagttattttgttGGGTAACAAATCACTCTGTAATGTGTCCTTGAGTGCTGAGAAaggcactttaaaaaacaaaagtattactattattaatgtTACTAAATATTGGttaaatctagaaaaaaaatccaacactTGTATTGCTAATATTAGtaatttttacaatatttgGCCTCATTAGATCATTTACACTATCACACAGTTTTTAGAAAACATTTTGGCATAAGgtattaattttgttgactaaaccttttcttttggccatagtttttgtcgacaatatacatttttaaagtaacaataacttgaaaaaaaataaaaaatacatgtggaCAAAATCTATATCACAATACATTGATATTTTGaccaataataaaaactataatttaGGCTCACGTgaagaaatccaatcagaattaAAATTGATCACATTCAAtctgtttgtgtatttacaaaaattaataatacCATCCAATAACAGGTTAAGAAATGGTAACTGAAtcttaagaagaagaagaaaaaaaaaagcataaactcTTATTCTATAAATTTTCGTCAACTATCTCTGTAACatatttagtcaacaaaaatagTAATGTCTTTGAGgtaactaaaactagactataaatGAAATGATCCATATGacagttgcattttagtcaaaagactgactaaaattaaatcacaatttagaaaggaatagaatagaagcttttattgtcaatgtaaaacatatacaacaaaattaagGTGTTCTCTAAGAATGAGAAAAGAGGAATGACATGACACACTTAGataaaatgttggaaaaataaataattattcaaattggtttatatatatatatatatatatatatatatatatatatatatatatatatatatatatatgtgtgttgttttttttcacaagcaCTTTCACACTTGTACTGCTAGATTGTgggtgagaaaaacaaaacttacattttatttatttatttttaattaattcgaaatgtttgtttttttgtggtctAGTCCTATGAGGTAAACTTGAGGTAATTATTAGAAggttattttaatgttattttaaaattaaattgaagGGGGGGTTACGTATCTTACAAATCTCCCTGATTTTCCTGAATCAAACTGAAGGTGTGGTGTTGCTACAGAAAGGCAAACAATGAGGTAGATTCATCCCAAACACAACAACGGCATTATTTTCCCGTTGCTTGTTATGTGGGAGCCTTCATTGAGGTTGCACCGTGGCGGACAGACGTTCTGACCAATCACGTAGCTCGTTGGTGGACGACGCACAGCTGAGCACCAATCCCCTTCCTCGGGGGGCGGGACTTAGCCTCCGCGTACTGATTAAAACGGTGCCGTTTGTATTAGTTGGACTCGCTGACGAAGCGGAACGGGAGAAGGCGATGCTTTAACGCTGCGTGGGGGACACAAAAGACGCTTCACCGCTTTGGTTTTTATGGTGGATAAAGTTGAAGAATGGCGGATGGCGCGTGGTCGTGTGCGCGATGCCGTGCGTGGTGATGCGGAGGATGGCTGTGGACAAACAGGGCGGCTGTTACAAGGATGAAGAAGGCAGgcttcttcctttttttgttttcatgactCGCCATGGACAACTTTAACATACGTAACTGCTCTGATGCACATGACGACCATTGCGCAGTGCAGTGAAGAGGCTTTGCTTACGTCGCGTCGTGGCTCCCAGACCTAAAATCCACAATCAGCTGGTCTTTAACTGGGTGTAAAATCCCAGTGCAGCCAATACACGTTTCAGTGCTGGTGCACCATCAATGTAAGGAGCCTGTTTCCAGTGGTGAGAGCCACTCTACTCTGGCACAGATGAGAGGTAAACAATATCCTCCTCCACTGAAGTTGACAGCGCCTTGGGAGAAAGATGCTGGCTTTGGCAGGAAGCTTAAAACCTACAGGAATCATACCAAGATAATAGCACAGCCTGGGATCGTGATGAAAGTGCTACGCAGGAAGAGGATTGTCTTATTTATGGCCTATTTCCTGCTGTTGGTGTTCACTATGCTCAACCTGGCTAATTATAAGTGGACTAAAGAGCCACAGCAGTGCAACCATCAGATGAGGAGCACCAGTTATCAGAGCAGATCTGACATCCGCTTCCTCTACAGGCCGTCCCTGGCTAAAAAGAGACAGCTCATCTACGTCCTGACCACCTGGAGATCCGGCTCCTCCTTTTTCGGTGAGCTTTTTAACCAAAACCCCGAAGTGTTCTTCTTGTACGAGCCCATGTGGCACATCTGGCAGAAGCTGTATCCGGGTGATGCCGTGTCGTTACAGGGTGCAGCCAGGGACATGCTCAGCTCTCTGTACCGCTGTGATCTGTCTGTGTTCCAACTTTACAACAGCCCCGGGGGCAAGAATTTCACTTCCCTTGGACTATTTGGAGCCACCCTCAATAAAGTGGTGTGCTCGTATCCCCTCTGCTCAGCCTACAGGAAGGAGGTGGTGGGGATGGTGGACGATAAGGTGTGTAGAAAGTGTCCCCCGCAAAGCCTTAGACTCTTAGAGGACGAGTGCCTGAAATATAACACTATAGTTATCAAAGGGGTTCGCATTTTGGATGTAAACGTGTTGGCCCCTCTAATGGAGGACCCATCCCTAGATTTGAAAGTAATACATTTGGTCAGAGACCCCCGAGCTGTGGCTAACTCTAGGATTAAATCCAGACATGGCCTCATAAGGGAAAACTTACAGGTGGTCCGTAGCAGGGACCCAAAACTCCGTAGGATACCTTTCGTGGACCCTGGCCACAAAGCCAACAAAAAAGACGGCTCCGACTACCACTCCATCGGCGCCATGGAGGTCATCTGCGACCGCACCTCCAGGACTCTGAGGACCGCCTTAAACCCACCCAGCTGGTTAAAGGGAAAGTACATGGCCGTGAGGTACGAAGACCTGGTGGATAACCCGGTGAAAACCTTGAAGAGCATCTACCGATTCGCCAACCTCACCGCCAACCACGACATCGAGTCGTTCGCGCTGAACATGACCAGTGGCTCCAGCTCGTCCTCGAAGCCATTTATAGTCTCGTCTAGGAACGCCACACAAGCTGCTAGTGCATGGAGGACAGTGCTCAGCATCCAACAGATCAAA from Gouania willdenowi chromosome 20, fGouWil2.1, whole genome shotgun sequence includes:
- the chst2b gene encoding carbohydrate sulfotransferase 2; its protein translation is MRGKQYPPPLKLTAPWEKDAGFGRKLKTYRNHTKIIAQPGIVMKVLRRKRIVLFMAYFLLLVFTMLNLANYKWTKEPQQCNHQMRSTSYQSRSDIRFLYRPSLAKKRQLIYVLTTWRSGSSFFGELFNQNPEVFFLYEPMWHIWQKLYPGDAVSLQGAARDMLSSLYRCDLSVFQLYNSPGGKNFTSLGLFGATLNKVVCSYPLCSAYRKEVVGMVDDKVCRKCPPQSLRLLEDECLKYNTIVIKGVRILDVNVLAPLMEDPSLDLKVIHLVRDPRAVANSRIKSRHGLIRENLQVVRSRDPKLRRIPFVDPGHKANKKDGSDYHSIGAMEVICDRTSRTLRTALNPPSWLKGKYMAVRYEDLVDNPVKTLKSIYRFANLTANHDIESFALNMTSGSSSSSKPFIVSSRNATQAASAWRTVLSIQQIKLVEDYCHHAMSVLGYERVRTAGEAKDLTKSLLTNSKL